One genomic segment of Sorex araneus isolate mSorAra2 chromosome X, mSorAra2.pri, whole genome shotgun sequence includes these proteins:
- the LOC129399939 gene encoding translation initiation factor IF-2, producing MAAPASDSGSGGGGERSPGSSPGSATVSGGAAAAAAGTRADGAGGGRSAAVAVAVLPPLDDYECKICYNYFDGDRRAPKLLACLHTFCQECLSQLQLRAAAAAAGNASTSSTASNASERPLRPAPWHGPPGAIACPVCRHRTPLPDSRVQGLPNNTKLAEAFPLALRAAHDPLPQDRLPPLPARRPASAPAPGAVGAPPPAAAAAAPPPAATDGGPRGPRARPGWRAPGAYESCQNCKRAALTAGCVCVVFSFLSMVVLLFTGLIFVNHYGGGGGGGGGGGAGAGGGGSPGGGATPGGASSAPSPVGPICLSVASILALFSVVVTWVICWLKYRPEGAAAGSAGGGAGGGLRARAAAGGARRSDT from the coding sequence ATGGCAGCACCGGCGAGCGACAGCGGCAGCGGCGGGGGCGGCGAGAGGAGCCCCGGCAGCAGCCCCGGGAGCGCCACGGTCagcgggggcgcggcggcggcggcggcggggacccGGGCCgacggggccgggggcggccggAGCGCCGCGGTGGCCGTGGCCGTGCTCCCGCCGCTGGACGACTACGAGTGTAAAATCTGCTACAACTACTTCGACGGCGACCGGCGCGCGCCCAAGCTGCTGGCGTGCCTGCACACCTTCTGCCAGGAGTGCCTGAGTCAGCTGCAgctccgcgccgccgccgccgccgccggcaaCGCCAGCacctccagcaccgccagcaaCGCGTCGGAGCGCCCGCTGCGCCCCGCGCCCTGGCACGGGCCGCCCGGAGCCATCGCGTGCCCCGTGTGCCGCCACCGCACGCCGCTGCCCGACAGCCGCGTGCAGGGGCTGCCCAACAACACCAAGCTCGCCGAGGCCTTCCCGCTCGCCTTGCGCGCCGCGCACGACCCGCTGCCCCAGGACCGCCTCCCGCCTCTGCCCGCGCGCCGCCCCGCGTCCGCGCCCGCGCCCGGCGCCGTCGGCGCCCCGccacccgccgccgccgccgccgccccgccgcccgccgccaccGACGGCGgcccccgcgggccccgcgcccggcccggctggCGCGCCCCGGGCGCCTACGAGAGCTGCCAGAACTGCAAGCGCGCCGCGCTCACCGCCGGCTGCGTGTGCGTGGTCTTCTCCTTCTTGTCCATGGTGGTGCTGCTCTTCACCGGCCTCATCTTCGTCAACCACtacggcggtggcggcggcggcggtggcggcgggggTGCCGGGGCTGGCGGCGGGGGGTCCCCCGGAGGCGGGGCGACCCCGGGTGGCGCGTCGTCGGCGCCTTCGCCGGTCGGGCCCATCTGCTTGTCGGTGGCCAGCATCCTGGCGCTCTTCTCGGTCGTGGTCACTTGGGTCATCTGCTGGCTCAAGTACCGGCCCGAGGGCGCGGCCGCGGGCTCGGCGGGAGGAGGCGCGGGCGGCGGCTTGagggcgcgcgcggcggcgggcggcgcgcggaGAAGCGACACGTAG